A single region of the Caballeronia insecticola genome encodes:
- a CDS encoding response regulator transcription factor translates to MVPGLRSTPNRTKTENTTPVVYVIDDDESIRFTLESLARSVGLRVETFDSPGAFLAFPKHDAPSCLILDVRLRGESGLAFQADAARSGLRMPILFITAYGDIEMTVKAMKAGALDFFEKPFREQDMIDAIAHALKRDARRRASEEALAGVFASYESLTVREKEVMKHVVAGLLNKQIAYEMNLSEITVKIYRGQVMKKMASRSLPDLVRKAEALGIESTSATSLKLAPLSRIADDDDATASPVVVNVMPSPSARRAS, encoded by the coding sequence ATGGTCCCCGGATTGCGTTCGACGCCGAACAGGACGAAGACCGAGAACACGACGCCCGTGGTCTATGTCATCGACGATGACGAATCGATCCGCTTCACGCTCGAAAGTCTTGCGCGGTCTGTCGGACTGCGGGTCGAGACTTTCGATTCGCCGGGTGCATTCCTCGCGTTTCCAAAGCACGACGCGCCGAGTTGCCTGATCCTCGACGTCAGGCTGCGCGGCGAAAGCGGCCTCGCATTTCAGGCCGACGCGGCCCGCTCAGGTCTGCGCATGCCGATACTTTTCATCACCGCGTATGGCGACATCGAAATGACGGTCAAGGCGATGAAAGCGGGCGCGCTCGACTTCTTCGAGAAGCCGTTTCGCGAGCAGGACATGATCGACGCCATCGCGCATGCGCTCAAACGCGATGCCCGGCGCCGCGCGTCCGAAGAGGCGCTTGCGGGCGTCTTCGCTTCGTACGAATCGCTCACGGTTCGCGAGAAGGAAGTGATGAAGCACGTCGTCGCGGGTCTGCTTAATAAGCAGATTGCCTACGAGATGAATTTGAGCGAGATCACCGTGAAGATCTATCGCGGCCAGGTCATGAAGAAGATGGCCTCGCGCAGTCTGCCCGATCTCGTGAGAAAGGCCGAGGCGCTCGGCATCGAATCGACGTCTGCCACGTCGTTGAAGCTTGCGCCGCTGTCACGCATTGCCGACGACGACGATGCGACCGCATCGCCCGTCGTGGTCAACGTGATGCCGTCGCCGAGTGCTCGCCGGGCATCCTGA